Proteins encoded in a region of the Agromyces protaetiae genome:
- a CDS encoding dihydrofolate reductase family protein — protein sequence MGKVAWGFTSSIDGFIAGPGHDMSWLSAGEPLVDGTIERMARRVGVIISGRAGYDAALAQRDERDEMTSEAYGGAWSGTEFILTHRPEELADDASVIALDCDVIEAIRRAQEIAGDADVQIISADIARQALEHDLIDELQVFVAPVFLGDGTRIFDVPGGRRVDWELVEIFEDSPRSFGRVYRPKGRL from the coding sequence ATGGGAAAGGTCGCCTGGGGGTTCACGTCCTCGATCGACGGATTCATCGCCGGGCCCGGCCATGACATGAGCTGGCTGTCCGCGGGCGAACCGTTGGTTGACGGCACGATCGAACGCATGGCGCGACGGGTCGGGGTGATCATCTCGGGCCGGGCCGGCTACGACGCGGCGCTCGCGCAGCGCGACGAGCGCGACGAGATGACCTCCGAGGCCTACGGCGGCGCGTGGTCCGGTACGGAGTTCATCCTCACCCACCGTCCGGAGGAGCTCGCCGACGATGCATCCGTCATCGCGCTCGACTGCGACGTCATCGAGGCGATCCGCCGGGCGCAAGAGATCGCCGGCGACGCCGACGTGCAGATCATCAGCGCCGACATCGCCCGGCAGGCGCTCGAGCACGACCTCATCGACGAGCTGCAGGTGTTCGTCGCCCCGGTGTTCCTCGGCGACGGCACCCGCATCTTCGACGTGCCCGGCGGGCGCCGCGTCGACTGGGAGCTCGTCGAGATCTTCGAGGACAGCCCGCGCAGCTTCGGACGGGTGTACCGGCCGAAGGGGCGGCTGTGA
- a CDS encoding dihydrofolate reductase family protein, translating into MSLVRVQNFSISLDGFATGEGISVDAPFGHAGERLHEWMFATRFGRAMFGGDGGSDGVDNAFAERHESLGIGAEIMGRGKFSASTGPWTDLGTDDEWRGWWGDNPPFHTPVFVLTHHPRPSIEMEGGTVFHFVDASPQEALALAREAAGDRDVRLGGGATSIREFLAERLVDVAHLVVVPIVLGRGIRLWDGLEGLEADYDVEQVSSPSGVVHLTFTRRG; encoded by the coding sequence ATGTCGCTCGTACGCGTACAGAACTTCTCCATCTCGCTCGACGGGTTCGCCACCGGGGAGGGGATCAGCGTCGACGCGCCGTTCGGTCACGCCGGCGAGCGGTTGCACGAGTGGATGTTCGCGACCCGCTTCGGGCGGGCGATGTTCGGCGGCGACGGCGGCTCCGACGGGGTGGACAACGCATTCGCCGAGCGCCACGAGAGCCTCGGCATCGGCGCCGAGATCATGGGTCGCGGCAAGTTCAGCGCGTCGACCGGGCCGTGGACCGACCTCGGCACCGACGACGAGTGGCGGGGCTGGTGGGGCGACAATCCGCCCTTCCACACCCCGGTGTTCGTGCTCACGCACCATCCACGACCATCCATCGAGATGGAGGGCGGCACCGTCTTCCACTTCGTCGACGCGTCGCCGCAGGAGGCCCTCGCGCTCGCGCGCGAGGCGGCGGGCGACCGCGATGTGCGGCTCGGTGGCGGGGCGACCTCGATTCGCGAGTTCCTCGCCGAGCGGCTCGTCGACGTGGCGCACCTCGTGGTGGTCCCGATCGTGCTCGGCCGAGGCATCCGGCTCTGGGATGGCCTGGAAGGCCTCGAAGCCGACTACGACGTCGAGCAGGTCTCCTCACCGAGCGGCGTCGTCCACCTGACGTTCACGCGGCGAGGCTGA